From Clostridium sp. SY8519:
GCGCAATGGCCGGTACAATGCTTGCAGGATGCGGAAGCAGTTCTTCAGGGGGAAATTCCGGCAGCGCGTCCGGTTCTTCCGCCGGAGCAGAGACCACAAAGAGCTCCGGAAAAGGATCTGTTTATTATCTGAATTTCAAACCGGAGGCAGATAAGGCATGGAAGAGCCTGGCCAAGGAATATCAGAAAGAGACCGGTACGGAAGTTAAGGTCGTGACGGCGGCATCCAATGAGTATGAGACGACTCTGACCAGTGAAATGGGCAAGAGCGGCGCTCCTACATTATTCCAGGTAAATGGTGTCAACGGCTTAAAGAACTGGAAAGATTACTGCTATGATCTGTCCGGCTCCGATGTGTACAAACAGCTGACCAATGATGCGTACACACTGAAGGACGGCGACAAAGTGGACGGTATCGCTTATGTAACCGAGTGCTACGGCCTGATCGTGAATACGAAGCTGTTAAAGAAAGCCGGCTACACCACCAAAGATATCCAGTCCTTCAAAGATCTGAAGAAAGTTGCGGAAGACATCACCAAGAGAAGCAGCAAGCTGGGATTTGCGGCATTCACATCCGCAGGTATGGATGGTTCCTCCGACTGGAGATTCAAGACCCATCTGGCAAATATGCCGATTTACTTTGAGTACAAAGATGAAGGCGTAGATTCCTCCGAGACCCTGAAGGGAACCTATCTGGACAATTACAGAAACATCTTTGATCTCTATATCAACAACAGCACCTGCAAGGGATCCGAACTGTCCTCCAAGACAGCGGATGACTCCGAATCCGAATTCACCAAAGGCAAGGCAGTATTCTTCCAGAACGGTTCCTGGGAATACGCAAACCTGAAAAAAGCAGGCATGAAAGATGACGAACTGGCAATGATCCCCATCTATATCGGCGCCGGCGATGAAGCAAAACAGGGCTTATGCAGCGGTACCGAGAACTACTGGTGTGTAAACAGCCAGGCAAGCAAAGAGGACATTCAGGCAACGCTTGATTTCATGAACTGGTGTGTAACCTCCAAGACAGGTACCAAGGCAATGGCAGATGACATGGGATTCAACATTCCGTTCAAGAAAGCACAGAAAGCAACCAACCTGTTCCTGAAAGAAGACAAGGAAATGACAGATTCCGGCAAGACACCGGTATCCTGGGCGTTCTCAACCATCCCTTCCGAAGAATGGAAGAATACTCTGGGCAATGCGCTGACCGCTTATGCAGCAAAACCGACCGATGCGAACTGGAAAGAAGTGAAATCCGCATTTGTTGACAACTGGGCTGAAGAATACAAAATTTCTTCAAATGAATAATTGAACGTAACAGTATCCATATTTTGCAACATCATGGACAGGCAGGTGACCTGCCTGTCCATTTTTGACTTTCCGATCCGCTGAATCGGAAGGGAATCTGTCTGCAGAAGACCGCAGGGCATCTGGACAGATCCCGGAATTTCTCAAAGGGAGGAACTTATGGAAAAGGCATTAAAGAAATATTCGCCGATTTTCGTTATTCCTACACTGGCAGCTTTCGTTATCGGATTTATCATACCGTTTATTGAAGGCCTCTATCTCTCCTTCTGCCGGTTCACTACCGTCGGAAATGCTCAGTTTGTAGGGGTGAAGAACTACGTTTACGCATTGTCAGACAAGATGTTTACCCATTCATTCCTGTTTACCGTACTGTTCGCGGTGGTCTCTATTCTGACCATCAACATCGGCGGACTGGGACTGGCACTGCTTCTGACACGCAAGCTGAAGGGAACCAATATTTTCCGTACCATCTTTTTTATGCCGAACCTGATCGGCGGCATCGTGCTGGGTTATATCTGGCAGATCCTGATCAACGGTGTGCTTTCCGTAGTGGGCAAACCGCTGCTTGCGCTGAATTCCACCGCAGGCTACTGGGGCATGATTATTCTGATGGCATGGCAGCAGATCGGATATATGATGATTATCTATATCGCCGGACTGCAGAATGTGCCGGATGATATCGTGGAAGCCGCGGCCATTGACGGCGCATCTTCCATGAAGACATTCTGGAAAGTCAAACTGCCGATGATTATGCCGTCGATTACGATCTGTGTATTCCTGACGCTGACCAACTCCTTCAAACTGTTTGACCAGAACCTGGCGCTGACCGCCGGAGAGCCGAAGCATATGACGGAGATGCTGGCGCTGAATATCTACAATACCTTCTATGCCCGTGCCGGCATGCAGTGGAAGGGCTACGGACAGGCGAAGGCAGTGATCTTCTGCGTGATCGTCATCGTACTGTCAATCATTCAGCTGAAAACTACCCGCTCAAAGGAGGTGCAGCAGTAAATGAAAACCAAAAGAAAAGCTTCAAATTACATCTGGATGGTTCTGCTGATTATTCTTGCCTGCTTTTACATCTATCCGGTCTTTATGATTCTGATGAACTCCCTGAAGCAGGAGGACGCCATCGGCACAGCTACCGTATTTCAGCTTCCCACCAGTGAAACCTTTGCCCGGCTGGCGAACTACTGGCAGGCAATTACTGCCCAGGGCTTCCTGAAAAGTTTTGGATACAGTGTTCTGATTACTGTAACATCGGTTATCGTGATTCTGGTGTGCTGCTCCATGTGCGCATGGTACATCACCCGGGTAAAAAGTAAATTCGCGAAAACCTGCTACTACTTATTCGTATTTTCCATGGTAGTTCCGTTTCAGATGGTTATGTTTACCCTTTCCCAGACGGCTGACAGCCTCGGACTCAACAAACCCTGGAATATTTTCATTATTTACCTGGGATTCGGCGCAGGCCTGGCGGTCTTTATGTTTGCCGGATTCATGAAGTCCATTCCCCTGGAAATCGAAGAGGCGTCCATGATTGACGGATGCAATCCGATCCAGACCTTCTTCCTGGTGGTATTCCCGATCCTGAAGCCGACCCTGGTATCTGTTGGTATCCTGGAAGCGATGTGGGTATGGAACGACTATCTTCTGCCTACACTGGTGCTGGATCTTACGAAATATAAGACCATCCCGATGCTGATCCAGTATTTCCGCGGCAGTTATGGAAAAGTGGAAATGGGGCCGATGATGGCAAGTATCATCATGACGGTGATTCCGATTGTCATTGTATACCTGCTTGGTCAGAAACATATTATTAAAGGAGTCGCTGCAGGCGCAGTCAAAGGCTGATCCGGCAGCAGGATTCCGCTGTATGCGAAATACAGGCCGTATCTGCCGACAGGCGGAGCGAAAGAAGAGGGGGAGTGCTGTATGACAATAAAAGATGTGGCCAATGAGTCCGGATATTCTGTCGGTACGGTGTCCCGCTGTCTGAATCATGCGCCGGGCGTATCGGAAAAAGCCAGGCGCGCGATCATGGCAGTGGTGGACAAGCATCATTTCCGGCTGAACAGCAATGCCAGAAATCTCAAACAGCAGCATCAGCAGGCGGGAATCGCGATTGTCATCAAAGGAATGCAGAATATGCTGTTTGCGGAAATCATGGAAAAAATCCAGGGAATGATCACACGCAAGGGCTATGAGGCGCTGGTCTACTACTTTGAAGAAGATGAGAACGAAGTGCTGGCAGCCAAAGAAATTGTGGAGGAACGCAGGCCCCAGGGCATTCTGTTCCTGGGCAGCAATCTGGAAAACTTCGAACATGATTTTGAAGGAATCAATATCCCCTGTGTACTGGTAACAAATTCCGGCGCGCACCTGAACAATCCGCTGGTCTCAAGCGTAAGCACGGATGACCGGACGGCAGCGGAATACGCCATTGATCAGCTTGTGGAAAAGGGACATCGTCAGATTGGAATCTTGGGCGGAAAACGCAGTTCATCCAATGCGGCCGGCAGTCGGTTCCTGGGCTGTGAAGACGCGTTCCGCAAGCACCATCTGGATTATGGAGACCAGAAACAGTATGAAGAAGCATACTTTAATATTCCGTCCGGCTACACAGCGATGAAACACCTGTTAAGCCGGATGCCGGAACTGACAGCGGTCTTTGCCATGTCGGATACACTGGCAATCGGGGCGATCCGCGCGCTCCTGGACAGCGGAAAACGTGTCCCGGAAGATGTGTCCGTCATTGGTTTTGACGGGTTGGAGATCGGTAATTATATGCAGCCGCGGCTTACAACCATCCGCCAGCATCAGGAACGGATGGCAGAACGCAGTGTGGACATCCTGCTGGACTGCATCGAGCAGAATGCTATGGCAGTCCATGAGATTGAGGCGTTTCATCTGGTACCGGGCGAAAGTATCGCAGCAAATGAGAAGTAACTGATTCGCAGTAGGAGGAACATGTAATGGCAGGCATTACTTTTAAAAATGTAGAAAAAACTTATGAGAATGGAGTCACTGTAATCAAAGATCTGAATCTGGAAATCAAAGACAAGGAATTTATCGTTCTGGTAGGTCCCTCCGGATGCGGAAAATCCACCACGCTGCGTATGATTGCCGGCCTGGAGGATGTGACTGCCGGAGATCTGCTGATTGGTGACAGAAAAGTCAATAACGTGGCACCGAAAGACCGGGATATCGCAATGGTATTCCAGAGTTACGCGCTGTATCCGCATAAGACAGTATACAAGAATATGTCTTTTGCGCTGGAACTGGCAAAAGTCCCGAAAGATGAAATTGACCGGAAGGTACGGGAAGCGGCAAAGATTCTGGAACTGGAAGAGTTCCTGGACAGAAAGCCGAAAGCGCTGTCCGGCGGCCAGCGTCAGCGTGTGGCATTAGGGCGCGCAATGGTCAGAAACCCTTCGGTATTTCTTCTGGACGAACCGTTATCCAACCTGGACGCAAAGCTTCGTACGGAGATGCGCAGCCAGATTTCCGCCCTGCATAAAAGACTGCAGACCACCTTTGTCTATGTGACCCATGACCAGACGGAAGCCATGACCATGGGAGACCGGATCGTAGTAATGAAAAAAGGAGTGATCCATCAGATTGATACCCCGCAGAATCTGTATAACAAACCCTGCAATATGTTTGTGGCCGGATTTATCGGCACACCGGAGATGAATTTTGTGGACGCGAAGGTCGAGAAGACGGCGGCAGGCTATGACCTGGTCTACGGCAGCAGCCGCGCCCATATGAACCGGGCGGAACTGGATCCGTATGTGGGCAAAACAGTGGTCCTTGGAATTCGGCCGGAACATCTGCTGGGCGATCGGGACAGTCTGGCAGCACATCCGGAGAGCATCATGAAGGTGCATGTCAGCCTGGCGGAAATGATGGGATCGGAGATTAATGTATACAGTGAATACGCAGGTGCCAGCTGGATCGCGAAAGTGCCGTCCCACCTGAATATTCAGACGGATGATGACGTGGAGCTTACACTGGATCCGGAGCGGATTCATGTATTTGACAAAGAGACAGAGTATGTGATCTGTCAGTAAGGGAGCGAAGGATTGAAAAGAGCAAGCGGAGTATTGATGCATATCAGTTCGCTGCCGTCTCCCTGTGGAATCGGAACCATGGGACAGGCAGCGTATGAATTTATTGATTTCCTGGCGCGGGCAGGCCAGTCCTTCTGGCAGATTCTTCCGATCGGTCCCACCAGCTATGGAGATTCTCCGTATCAGTCGTTTTCCACCTTCGCGGGCAATCCGTATCTGATCGACCTGGATGAGCTGAAAAAGGAAGGCTGGCTTCTGGCTGGTGAATATGAGGACTGCGGCTGGGGAGATGATAATACCCGGACTGACTATGGCGTATTGTATCAAAAGCGTTATCCGGTGCTGCGCCGGGCAGTGAAACGGATGATGGAGCATCCGCCGGAGGAGTACCGGCAGTTCTGCCGGTCCCAGGCGGACTGGCTGGAAGATTACGCGCTTTTTATGACTTTGAAATCACAGAAAGGCGGAAAAGCCTGGTATGAATGGGATATGCCATGGAAAACCAGGAATAAAGAGGCCCTGCAGCAGGCAGAGGAGACCTGGCAGGAGGAAGTTGTTTTCTGGAAAGCGGTACAGTATCTGTTTTTCCGGCAGTGGAATCAACTGCGGCACTACGCCGAAGAGAAGAAAATTCAGATCATCGGGGATCTGCCGATCTATGTGTCCTATGACAGTGTAGATGTCTGGTCCCACCCGGAACTGTTTCAGCTGGATGGAGAACTGCGTCCCCTGGCGGTTGCCGGATGCCCGCCGGACGGGTTTTCCGCTGACGGACAGCTGTGGGGCAACCCACTGTTTGACTGGAAAGGAATGGCAGCAGACGGGTATGACTGGTGGATCCGGCGAATTGAGCATCAGTGCCGGGTATACCATGTGCTGCGGATCGACCATTTCCGTGGATTTGATTCGTATTATTCCATTCCTTTCGGTGCGCCGGATGCCAGCGGGGGACACTGGGAAGAAGGGCCGGGGGTTGCCCTGTTCCGAACCCTGAACGATAAGATCGGACGCCAGCACATTATTGCGGAAGATCTGGGGTTTTTGACGGATTCGGTACGGAAGCTCCTGGCGGACTGCGGATTTCCGGGAATGAAAGTGATGGAGTTCGCTTTTGACAGCAAGGCATCGGATAATGCGGAGTATCTGCCCCATAGTTATCCGCGGCACTGCATCGCCTATATCGGAACCCATGATAACGAGACGGCGAAGGGATGGCTGGAAAGCCTGTCCCCGGAGGATTTCCGCTATGCCAGAGACTATCTGCGGTTAAGCGATAACCGGCAGGATCATTACTGGGAAATGCTCCAGGCACTCTGGGCGACCGCGGCGGATATCACGATTGTGCAGGCCCAGGATCTGCTGGGACTGGGGGCGGAGGCACGGATGAATGTTCCTTCCACCACCGGCGGAAACTGGTGCTGGCGCGCGGCGCCCGGCGTCTTTGATGACGCGCTGGCAGACAGGATCCGATACAGCTGTGATCTGTATTGCCGATGCTGATTCCGGGAAGCAGAGGCAGGGATGCCGTAGATACGCGAATGTCGGCTTCGCGGGTTATGTGGGAGAGCGGCCGGGATCCGTATATTCCGGAAATACCGCTAAAATTCCTTCCATGGAGATCGTGCTGGCCATCCGGCTGAGTTCCTCGATGGAGCTGCCCTTCGGATCGGTGAGCCAGCGACGGTACATGGCCAGGATGCCGGTGGTAAAATATTCGGTATAGTACAGAAGCTGATTTTCTGGTTTAAAAGTATGAGATTTCGCCGCCTGCAGAATCGCTTCATAGAAAATGTCGTGGACACACTGCCAGAAAAAAGAACGGTTGGGTCCGCGGGAAATCTGCTGAAAGAATTCCAGATCCTCCAGTATGGTGTCATCCAGCATCTGGAAAAGAGCCGATGCGTAAAAAGGGTGGCTGTCCATGGCAGTGGAATTCTGCAGCAGCTCGGAGAGTCCCGCCATGCGTTCGCGCAGAAATTCTGTCAGAACTTCATCGGTGGTGCTGTAATGTAAATAAAAAGTTTTTCGGTCGATGTTTGCCCGCCGCGCGAGTTCGGCGATGGATATTTTCCCGTTTGGCTTTTCCAGAAACAGGCTTTTGTAAGCCTGCCGGATGGCCAGACGGGTTTTTTTAATTCTTCGGTCCATGAATAATCCTCATTTTCGTTAGTACAGTGGAATAAGATACATCTGCAGGCAGAATGACCATTGTGATTGGGGCTTTCTGATATTATAATCCACACATGTAGAAAAAACAACATAATAGTGGATTTCGATAGATATAGAAAATGAGGTGTATCACATGGCAAACCAATGGAAATATATGGCACAGAGCGCGGAGCGCAGGACGGTGAGCATTTTGGTGCGGCAGCTGCTGAAGCGTTTGAATAAAACAGAGGATACAGCCAGCCGTTCTGAACAGTATGTAAAAATCCTGAATCTGGCGGAACGCTATGTAGGAAATGAAAAGAACAAAGAATCCTTCGACCGGGTCCGGGAGATTGCCCGGGATCCGGAAAACCGCTGGGTGCGCTTCATCAACCGTATTATTGATGAAACGGATGAAAATTACGCCCATAAGATGATTATGACCCTGGGGTACAACGCCTTCCTTCAGGGAACCAGGATGATCCGCAGAAACCGTGAGATCTACCACTGCAATATTCCGTGGCTGATTCTCTTTGATCCGACCGACGCCTGCAATATGCACTGTCAGGGCTGCTGGTCCGGCACTTACGGACGCAAGAACAACCTGTCCTATGAAGATATGGACAGAATCATTACCCAGGGGAAGGAGCTGGGGGTCTATCTGTATATGCTTACCGGCGGGGAGCCGCTGGTCAGAAAGAAAGATATTCTTCGTCTGGCAGAGAAGCACAACGACGTGGAATTCGGCATTTTTGACAATTCCACACTGATTGATGATGCATTCTGCCGGGAACTGCTGCGTCTGGGCAATATTACCATGATTCTCTCGATTGAGGGAACACCGGAGACCAATGACGCGCGCCGGGGTGAGGGACATTACGCCCAGGCGATGAAAGCTATGGATCTGCTGAAGTCTTACGGCATTGTATTCGGCACCTCCATCTGCTATACCAGAAATAATATCGAAGCGGTGACCGATGACAGCTTTCTGCAGATGATTTCGGAAAAGGGCGCCAGATTCGGGTTCTATTTCCACTATATGCCGGTGGGAAACAATGCTGTGCCGGAACTGATGCCGACGGCGGAACAGAGGGCGGCAATCATTGACAA
This genomic window contains:
- a CDS encoding ABC transporter substrate-binding protein, with amino-acid sequence MKKRWVAIALVGAMAGTMLAGCGSSSSGGNSGSASGSSAGAETTKSSGKGSVYYLNFKPEADKAWKSLAKEYQKETGTEVKVVTAASNEYETTLTSEMGKSGAPTLFQVNGVNGLKNWKDYCYDLSGSDVYKQLTNDAYTLKDGDKVDGIAYVTECYGLIVNTKLLKKAGYTTKDIQSFKDLKKVAEDITKRSSKLGFAAFTSAGMDGSSDWRFKTHLANMPIYFEYKDEGVDSSETLKGTYLDNYRNIFDLYINNSTCKGSELSSKTADDSESEFTKGKAVFFQNGSWEYANLKKAGMKDDELAMIPIYIGAGDEAKQGLCSGTENYWCVNSQASKEDIQATLDFMNWCVTSKTGTKAMADDMGFNIPFKKAQKATNLFLKEDKEMTDSGKTPVSWAFSTIPSEEWKNTLGNALTAYAAKPTDANWKEVKSAFVDNWAEEYKISSNE
- a CDS encoding sugar ABC transporter permease; protein product: MEKALKKYSPIFVIPTLAAFVIGFIIPFIEGLYLSFCRFTTVGNAQFVGVKNYVYALSDKMFTHSFLFTVLFAVVSILTINIGGLGLALLLTRKLKGTNIFRTIFFMPNLIGGIVLGYIWQILINGVLSVVGKPLLALNSTAGYWGMIILMAWQQIGYMMIIYIAGLQNVPDDIVEAAAIDGASSMKTFWKVKLPMIMPSITICVFLTLTNSFKLFDQNLALTAGEPKHMTEMLALNIYNTFYARAGMQWKGYGQAKAVIFCVIVIVLSIIQLKTTRSKEVQQ
- the malQ gene encoding 4-alpha-glucanotransferase, which produces MKRASGVLMHISSLPSPCGIGTMGQAAYEFIDFLARAGQSFWQILPIGPTSYGDSPYQSFSTFAGNPYLIDLDELKKEGWLLAGEYEDCGWGDDNTRTDYGVLYQKRYPVLRRAVKRMMEHPPEEYRQFCRSQADWLEDYALFMTLKSQKGGKAWYEWDMPWKTRNKEALQQAEETWQEEVVFWKAVQYLFFRQWNQLRHYAEEKKIQIIGDLPIYVSYDSVDVWSHPELFQLDGELRPLAVAGCPPDGFSADGQLWGNPLFDWKGMAADGYDWWIRRIEHQCRVYHVLRIDHFRGFDSYYSIPFGAPDASGGHWEEGPGVALFRTLNDKIGRQHIIAEDLGFLTDSVRKLLADCGFPGMKVMEFAFDSKASDNAEYLPHSYPRHCIAYIGTHDNETAKGWLESLSPEDFRYARDYLRLSDNRQDHYWEMLQALWATAADITIVQAQDLLGLGAEARMNVPSTTGGNWCWRAAPGVFDDALADRIRYSCDLYCRC
- a CDS encoding LacI family DNA-binding transcriptional regulator translates to MTIKDVANESGYSVGTVSRCLNHAPGVSEKARRAIMAVVDKHHFRLNSNARNLKQQHQQAGIAIVIKGMQNMLFAEIMEKIQGMITRKGYEALVYYFEEDENEVLAAKEIVEERRPQGILFLGSNLENFEHDFEGINIPCVLVTNSGAHLNNPLVSSVSTDDRTAAEYAIDQLVEKGHRQIGILGGKRSSSNAAGSRFLGCEDAFRKHHLDYGDQKQYEEAYFNIPSGYTAMKHLLSRMPELTAVFAMSDTLAIGAIRALLDSGKRVPEDVSVIGFDGLEIGNYMQPRLTTIRQHQERMAERSVDILLDCIEQNAMAVHEIEAFHLVPGESIAANEK
- a CDS encoding TetR/AcrR family transcriptional regulator encodes the protein MDRRIKKTRLAIRQAYKSLFLEKPNGKISIAELARRANIDRKTFYLHYSTTDEVLTEFLRERMAGLSELLQNSTAMDSHPFYASALFQMLDDTILEDLEFFQQISRGPNRSFFWQCVHDIFYEAILQAAKSHTFKPENQLLYYTEYFTTGILAMYRRWLTDPKGSSIEELSRMASTISMEGILAVFPEYTDPGRSPT
- a CDS encoding carbohydrate ABC transporter permease, whose translation is MKTKRKASNYIWMVLLIILACFYIYPVFMILMNSLKQEDAIGTATVFQLPTSETFARLANYWQAITAQGFLKSFGYSVLITVTSVIVILVCCSMCAWYITRVKSKFAKTCYYLFVFSMVVPFQMVMFTLSQTADSLGLNKPWNIFIIYLGFGAGLAVFMFAGFMKSIPLEIEEASMIDGCNPIQTFFLVVFPILKPTLVSVGILEAMWVWNDYLLPTLVLDLTKYKTIPMLIQYFRGSYGKVEMGPMMASIIMTVIPIVIVYLLGQKHIIKGVAAGAVKG
- a CDS encoding radical SAM protein produces the protein MANQWKYMAQSAERRTVSILVRQLLKRLNKTEDTASRSEQYVKILNLAERYVGNEKNKESFDRVREIARDPENRWVRFINRIIDETDENYAHKMIMTLGYNAFLQGTRMIRRNREIYHCNIPWLILFDPTDACNMHCQGCWSGTYGRKNNLSYEDMDRIITQGKELGVYLYMLTGGEPLVRKKDILRLAEKHNDVEFGIFDNSTLIDDAFCRELLRLGNITMILSIEGTPETNDARRGEGHYAQAMKAMDLLKSYGIVFGTSICYTRNNIEAVTDDSFLQMISEKGARFGFYFHYMPVGNNAVPELMPTAEQRAAIIDKLRWVRTGDCPIEFFPMDFQNDGEFVGGCIAGGRNYFHINASGDAEPCVFIHYSDSNIHDKSILEILQSPLFRKYHEGQPFNRNHLRPCPMLENPQLLREIVAETGAHSTNAESEESAEHLCAKCDAYAAEWKPVAERIWAEETHKPKGYENYTEEKRNHPELAAFEHASDPAANDLKNS
- the ugpC gene encoding sn-glycerol-3-phosphate ABC transporter ATP-binding protein UgpC, whose amino-acid sequence is MAGITFKNVEKTYENGVTVIKDLNLEIKDKEFIVLVGPSGCGKSTTLRMIAGLEDVTAGDLLIGDRKVNNVAPKDRDIAMVFQSYALYPHKTVYKNMSFALELAKVPKDEIDRKVREAAKILELEEFLDRKPKALSGGQRQRVALGRAMVRNPSVFLLDEPLSNLDAKLRTEMRSQISALHKRLQTTFVYVTHDQTEAMTMGDRIVVMKKGVIHQIDTPQNLYNKPCNMFVAGFIGTPEMNFVDAKVEKTAAGYDLVYGSSRAHMNRAELDPYVGKTVVLGIRPEHLLGDRDSLAAHPESIMKVHVSLAEMMGSEINVYSEYAGASWIAKVPSHLNIQTDDDVELTLDPERIHVFDKETEYVICQ